The following are encoded together in the Mycolicibacterium arabiense genome:
- a CDS encoding organic hydroperoxide resistance protein — protein sequence MKTLYTAEALATGEGRDGHGRTSDGRLDLDLATPTELGGGGNGTNPEQLFAVGYAACFHSALRLVARQEKADVSDSAVGARVSLGQIDGGGFGLAVELEITLPNLDHDAAQALAEKAHQVCPYSNATRGNIEVTLTVGDD from the coding sequence GTGAAGACTCTCTACACCGCAGAGGCACTGGCCACCGGCGAGGGCAGGGACGGCCACGGCCGCACCTCCGACGGACGCCTCGACCTCGACCTGGCCACGCCGACCGAACTCGGTGGCGGTGGCAACGGCACCAACCCCGAGCAGCTCTTCGCCGTCGGCTACGCCGCCTGCTTCCACTCGGCGCTGCGACTGGTCGCCCGTCAGGAGAAGGCCGACGTCTCCGATTCCGCAGTGGGAGCACGGGTTTCGCTCGGTCAGATCGACGGCGGCGGTTTCGGTCTCGCAGTCGAGCTGGAGATCACCCTGCCCAACCTCGATCACGACGCGGCGCAGGCGCTGGCCGAGAAGGCGCACCAGGTGTGCCCCTACTCGAACGCCACCCGCGGCAACATCGAGGTGACGCTCACCGTCGGCGACGACTAG
- a CDS encoding SDR family oxidoreductase, with the protein MRYVVTGGTGFIGRRVVSKLLSSTSPTGDAPQVWVLVRRESLGRFEQLAEQWGDGAKPLVGDLTAPNLGLSDQTLADVGRVDHVVHCAAIYDVTADDAQQRATNVDGTRAVADLASRLGATLHHVSSIAVAGDFRGEYTEEDFDVSQNLPTAYHQTKFEAELLVRSTPGLRYRVYRPGVVVGDSRTGEMDKVDGPYYFFGVLGRLAKLPSVTPVLLPDVGRTNIVPVDFVVDALVALMHAEGRDGQTFHLTARKTTGLRGIYRGIAKEAGLPPLRGALPRATAVPFMNASGAAKVLRNMAATQLGIPGEVLDVVELAPTFASEHTSEALRDSVITVPDFADYAPRLWRYWAEHLDPDRARRDHPAGALVGRHVVITGASSGIGRASAIAVAERGATVFALARSADALDDLVAEIREKGGRAYAFTCDVTDSSSVDHTVKDILGRFGHVDYLVNNAGRSIRRSVSASTDRLHDYERVMAVNYFGAVRMVLALLPHWRERRFGHVVNVSSAGVQANSPKYSAYVPTKAALDAFADVVGTETLSDHVTFTNIHMPLVKTPMIAPSRQLNPMPAITAEHAAAMVVRGLVDKPARIDTPVGTLADLGTYVVPKLSRRILHQLYLGYPDSPAARGESPAEPAVRRSKPPARPAVPQVRLPGAITRPVTRAVRLIPGVHW; encoded by the coding sequence ATGCGCTATGTCGTTACCGGCGGTACCGGGTTCATTGGTCGCCGTGTCGTGTCCAAGCTTCTGTCCTCAACGAGCCCCACCGGTGACGCCCCCCAGGTGTGGGTGCTGGTGCGACGCGAGTCGCTCGGGCGCTTCGAGCAGCTCGCCGAACAGTGGGGCGACGGAGCGAAACCGCTGGTGGGCGACCTGACCGCACCGAACCTAGGGCTCAGCGACCAGACGCTGGCCGACGTCGGCCGGGTCGACCACGTCGTGCATTGCGCGGCGATCTACGACGTCACCGCCGACGACGCCCAGCAGCGGGCCACCAACGTCGACGGCACCCGGGCCGTCGCGGACCTGGCGTCACGCCTGGGTGCGACCCTGCACCACGTCTCCTCGATCGCCGTCGCGGGAGACTTCCGCGGCGAGTACACCGAGGAGGACTTCGACGTCTCCCAGAACCTGCCCACCGCCTACCACCAGACGAAGTTCGAGGCAGAGCTGCTGGTGCGCTCGACGCCCGGATTGCGGTACCGCGTGTACCGCCCCGGCGTCGTCGTCGGGGACTCCCGCACCGGCGAGATGGACAAGGTCGACGGCCCCTACTACTTCTTCGGCGTGCTGGGTCGGCTGGCGAAGTTGCCGTCGGTGACGCCGGTGCTGCTGCCCGACGTCGGCCGCACCAACATCGTGCCCGTCGACTTCGTCGTCGACGCACTGGTCGCGCTGATGCACGCCGAGGGCCGCGATGGTCAGACGTTCCACCTCACCGCCCGCAAGACGACCGGGCTCCGTGGCATCTACCGCGGCATCGCCAAGGAGGCCGGGCTTCCCCCGCTGCGGGGAGCGCTGCCGCGCGCCACCGCCGTCCCGTTCATGAATGCGTCCGGCGCGGCGAAGGTGCTGCGCAACATGGCCGCAACCCAGCTGGGCATCCCCGGCGAGGTGCTGGACGTCGTCGAACTCGCGCCGACGTTCGCCTCGGAGCACACTTCGGAGGCGTTGCGGGACAGCGTAATCACTGTCCCCGACTTCGCCGACTACGCACCCCGGCTGTGGCGGTACTGGGCCGAGCATCTGGATCCCGACCGGGCCCGCCGCGACCATCCCGCGGGCGCGCTGGTCGGCAGGCACGTCGTCATCACCGGCGCCTCGAGCGGCATCGGTCGCGCCTCGGCCATCGCCGTCGCGGAGCGGGGAGCCACCGTGTTCGCCCTGGCGCGCAGCGCCGACGCACTCGACGACCTGGTGGCCGAGATCCGCGAGAAGGGCGGGCGGGCCTACGCATTCACCTGTGACGTCACCGACTCGTCGTCGGTCGATCACACCGTCAAGGACATCCTCGGCCGCTTCGGCCATGTCGACTACCTGGTGAACAACGCCGGCCGGTCGATCCGCCGCTCGGTGAGCGCGTCGACCGACCGCCTGCACGACTACGAGCGCGTCATGGCGGTCAACTACTTCGGCGCCGTACGAATGGTGCTGGCGCTGTTGCCGCACTGGCGGGAGCGCCGATTCGGCCACGTGGTCAACGTGTCCAGTGCGGGCGTGCAGGCCAACAGCCCGAAGTACAGCGCCTATGTTCCGACGAAGGCCGCGCTCGACGCCTTCGCCGACGTGGTGGGCACCGAGACGCTCTCGGACCACGTGACGTTCACCAACATCCACATGCCGCTGGTGAAGACGCCGATGATCGCCCCGTCGCGCCAACTCAACCCGATGCCGGCCATCACCGCCGAACACGCCGCGGCAATGGTCGTGCGAGGGCTCGTCGACAAGCCCGCGCGGATCGACACCCCGGTCGGGACGCTGGCCGATCTCGGAACGTACGTCGTCCCGAAGTTGTCCCGCCGCATACTGCACCAGCTCTACCTCGGGTATCCGGACTCCCCCGCGGCCCGTGGGGAGAGCCCCGCGGAGCCCGCGGTGCGACGGTCGAAGCCGCCCGCCCGGCCCGCCGTTCCCCAGGTGCGTCTCCCCGGCGCGATCACCCGGCCCGTCACGCGGGCGGTGCGACTGATCCCCGGCGTGCACTGGTAA
- a CDS encoding alpha/beta hydrolase produces MPATPSASDPDIPIRGSLRSRGAARVSGLTLRQISAVLPPERAWGLWTSRQIVARIMDAFGPSLAGTRVTPVDVRLADGRRVVGEWVRGSGVESSRERAIYFLHGSGFALCSPRTHRRLTAWLSRLTGLPVFCVDYRLAPKHRFPAAAIDVRAGWDWLSEDQGFDPAQVFIAGDSAGGHLAVDLLLQPDVAHPAGVALFSPLIDLTFGLSRSREELRRDPAIRAVDAAKLVGLYCAGTDLTDPRLTLDVAAGRTLPRTLIQAGGGEMLVADARRLAADVAAAGGDCTLEVWPDQVHVFQALPRLTPEAAPAMRRVAAFVADSWADSSMERAAG; encoded by the coding sequence ATGCCCGCCACACCGAGTGCGAGCGATCCCGACATACCCATCCGCGGTTCGTTGCGCTCCCGCGGCGCCGCGAGGGTCAGCGGCCTGACGCTGCGCCAGATCAGCGCGGTGCTGCCACCCGAGCGAGCCTGGGGACTGTGGACCTCGCGCCAGATCGTCGCGCGGATCATGGACGCCTTCGGGCCGTCCCTGGCCGGCACCCGCGTCACCCCGGTCGACGTGCGACTGGCCGACGGCAGGCGCGTGGTCGGGGAATGGGTGCGGGGCAGCGGCGTCGAGAGTTCCCGAGAACGCGCCATCTACTTCCTGCACGGCAGCGGGTTCGCGCTGTGCTCACCGCGTACGCACCGCCGCCTCACCGCGTGGCTGTCCCGGCTCACCGGACTGCCGGTGTTCTGCGTGGACTACCGCCTGGCACCCAAGCACCGCTTCCCCGCAGCGGCCATCGACGTCCGCGCCGGCTGGGACTGGTTGTCCGAAGACCAGGGCTTCGACCCCGCCCAGGTCTTCATCGCGGGTGACTCCGCAGGCGGCCACCTCGCCGTCGACCTGCTGCTGCAGCCCGACGTGGCGCACCCGGCCGGCGTCGCGCTGTTCTCACCCCTGATCGACCTCACCTTCGGGCTGTCCCGCTCGCGCGAGGAGCTGCGCCGGGACCCGGCGATCCGCGCCGTCGACGCCGCCAAGCTGGTCGGCTTGTACTGCGCCGGAACCGATCTCACCGATCCACGGCTCACACTCGACGTCGCGGCAGGCCGGACGCTGCCGCGGACGCTGATCCAGGCCGGCGGTGGCGAGATGCTCGTCGCCGACGCCCGCCGACTCGCCGCGGACGTCGCTGCGGCGGGAGGCGACTGCACGCTCGAGGTGTGGCCCGATCAGGTCCACGTGTTCCAGGCGCTGCCCCGGCTCACCCCCGAGGCCGCCCCTGCGATGCGCCGCGTCGCCGCGTTCGTCGCCGACTCCTGGGCCGACTCGAGCATGGAGAGGGCCGCCGGATGA
- a CDS encoding MarR family winged helix-turn-helix transcriptional regulator gives MAVVGIDDQLCFALYSASRAMTAAYRPILAELNLTYPQYLVMLVLWEEEQVTVRRLGDRLHLDSGTLSPLLKRLEAGGLISRQRSREDERVVEVTLTPEGRRLSGRAECIPEQLFSATGMTARDAEGLRDAVRRLTDALSASEGRKDS, from the coding sequence ATGGCGGTGGTCGGAATCGATGATCAGTTGTGCTTCGCGCTGTACTCGGCGTCGCGCGCGATGACCGCCGCCTACCGGCCGATCCTGGCCGAACTGAACCTCACCTACCCGCAGTACCTCGTGATGCTGGTGCTGTGGGAGGAGGAGCAGGTCACCGTCCGGCGTCTCGGTGACCGGCTGCACCTCGACTCCGGCACGCTGTCCCCGTTGTTGAAGCGCCTGGAGGCCGGCGGTCTCATCAGCAGGCAGCGGTCACGCGAGGACGAGCGCGTCGTCGAGGTCACCCTCACCCCCGAGGGCCGCCGGCTCTCGGGCCGGGCCGAGTGCATCCCGGAGCAGCTGTTCTCCGCGACCGGCATGACCGCTCGAGACGCCGAGGGCCTGCGCGACGCGGTCCGTCGACTCACCGATGCGCTCAGCGCATCCGAAGGAAGGAAAGACTCGTGA
- a CDS encoding S53 family peptidase, with protein MRPDPRAHTIDGPFALLLAASTDLGPARGDHVQLTATLNRAEQPRALTEWAAGQELSVRWRPGDGWAVLEGAPTAVANAFAVEVHDYRGKRGQEFYASPQQPQVPPSLRHEVAELGRILSYMPHSMSRPDLPLDVPDRGLDPTALLNTYNVTPLARAGFTGKGQTIVIFAFDGFAQTDLDTFTSTFGLPPFTPVVVGGQAGRPRGELTMDLQVAHAIAPDATKVVVNARPTVEGEGGYVKIGQMLEQTDRDFPGAVWSFSIGWGCDKLLTAADLAPVRAALVRAHRNGTSSFNASGDLAGLECRGGDDWDSPPGASDVGLDSVASLPEMTSVGGTTLSTDSAGGWLSEQAWFDVPLSQGTGGGVSTLFDTPPWQQGMITSVAPERNGGKRMTPDISAVADPFTGVKIVLDGNLVVGGGTSQSAPIWSGLAAVMNQYLLANGGREIGDANPVLYRIAAGAPLPAFRDVTLGGNAVDTAGPGYDLVSGLGTPDVDNLVRNILILQRATR; from the coding sequence ATGCGACCGGACCCTCGGGCCCACACGATCGACGGACCATTCGCACTGCTGCTCGCGGCGTCGACCGATCTCGGCCCCGCACGTGGTGACCACGTTCAACTGACCGCCACCCTCAACCGGGCCGAGCAGCCCCGTGCACTCACCGAATGGGCTGCCGGACAAGAACTCTCGGTCCGATGGCGACCCGGCGACGGCTGGGCGGTGCTCGAGGGAGCACCGACCGCGGTGGCCAACGCCTTCGCCGTCGAGGTCCACGACTACCGCGGCAAGCGCGGCCAGGAGTTCTACGCCTCACCGCAGCAACCGCAGGTGCCGCCATCCCTGCGGCACGAGGTCGCCGAACTCGGCCGGATCCTGAGCTACATGCCGCACAGCATGTCCCGGCCGGACCTGCCGCTCGACGTGCCCGACCGCGGCCTGGACCCCACCGCACTGCTCAACACCTACAACGTCACCCCACTGGCCCGCGCAGGGTTCACCGGCAAGGGCCAGACGATCGTGATCTTCGCGTTCGACGGCTTCGCCCAGACCGACCTCGACACGTTCACCTCGACGTTCGGACTTCCGCCGTTCACCCCCGTCGTGGTCGGTGGCCAGGCGGGCAGGCCCCGCGGCGAGTTGACGATGGATCTGCAAGTGGCGCATGCCATTGCGCCCGACGCGACCAAGGTCGTCGTCAACGCCAGACCCACCGTCGAGGGCGAGGGTGGCTACGTGAAGATCGGCCAGATGCTCGAGCAGACCGACCGCGACTTCCCCGGCGCGGTGTGGAGTTTCTCCATCGGATGGGGTTGCGACAAGCTCCTCACCGCCGCGGATCTGGCACCGGTGCGCGCGGCGCTGGTGCGCGCACACCGCAACGGGACGAGTTCGTTCAACGCCAGCGGTGATCTCGCCGGACTGGAGTGCCGGGGCGGCGACGACTGGGACTCACCACCCGGCGCGTCAGACGTCGGATTGGACTCCGTCGCTTCACTTCCCGAGATGACCAGCGTCGGCGGCACCACGCTGTCGACCGACTCCGCCGGCGGCTGGCTCTCCGAGCAGGCCTGGTTCGACGTGCCACTGTCCCAGGGCACCGGCGGCGGGGTGTCCACGCTGTTCGACACCCCGCCCTGGCAGCAGGGCATGATCACCAGCGTTGCGCCGGAACGGAACGGCGGCAAGCGCATGACACCGGACATCTCGGCGGTGGCCGATCCGTTCACCGGGGTGAAGATCGTGCTCGACGGCAATCTGGTGGTCGGTGGCGGCACGTCGCAGTCAGCGCCGATATGGTCCGGGCTGGCAGCGGTGATGAACCAGTACCTGCTCGCCAACGGCGGCCGCGAGATTGGCGACGCGAACCCGGTGCTGTACCGCATCGCCGCGGGAGCGCCGCTGCCCGCCTTCCGCGACGTGACCCTTGGCGGCAATGCCGTCGACACGGCGGGCCCGGGGTATGACCTCGTCAGCGGACTCGGCACCCCGGACGTCGACAACCTGGTCCGCAACATCCTCATCCTTCAAAGGGCAACGCGATGA
- a CDS encoding zinc ribbon domain-containing protein — protein sequence MSTDDTTTDDDRPTMECSVCQTDVPAGEFCGLCGCHLKEQPGNGPEWLRWRAFSASPGENLFTPNIVSSLFPHLASGSRTPFLLGLCLLLAALVAATVFRLPGALITVAALGLPLLFLIYLQEADVYRDIPSATLVGTAALGIGIGVGWVLLTGEMVSNAYDVPLGAGVAAARVLRDGLGVPLGGMLLMLAPAVIVRLVRPGGREALDGFAIGALGALMCTGAATLTRLAPQFKTGMVAKARPIDGLMVEAGIRGIAVPLTAACVGGLIGAALWFTRPANKKHQHRNFVRLTLFLMGIAVMAIYAALGLVDVAQVSQFVQLAVHLAVAAVALLLLRVGLHLALLHEQHDEIFDEPIQCPHCGHVIPDMAFCPACGAATHAASRSSRSARREARPVRIEPDGAT from the coding sequence ATGAGCACAGACGACACGACCACCGACGACGACCGCCCCACCATGGAGTGCTCGGTCTGTCAGACCGACGTCCCCGCCGGTGAGTTCTGCGGCCTGTGCGGCTGCCATCTCAAGGAGCAGCCCGGCAATGGGCCGGAGTGGTTGCGGTGGCGCGCTTTCAGCGCCTCCCCCGGCGAGAACCTGTTCACGCCCAACATCGTCAGCTCGTTGTTCCCCCACCTGGCGTCGGGCTCGCGAACGCCGTTCCTGCTCGGGCTCTGCCTGCTGCTGGCGGCGCTGGTGGCCGCGACGGTCTTCCGCCTCCCCGGCGCGCTGATCACCGTCGCCGCCCTGGGTCTGCCGCTGCTGTTCCTCATCTACCTGCAGGAGGCCGACGTCTACCGCGACATCCCGTCGGCGACGCTGGTGGGCACCGCTGCGCTCGGCATCGGCATCGGTGTCGGCTGGGTGCTGCTGACCGGCGAGATGGTCTCCAACGCCTACGACGTCCCCCTCGGCGCGGGCGTCGCGGCGGCCCGAGTGCTACGCGACGGTCTCGGCGTTCCCCTCGGCGGGATGCTGCTGATGCTCGCCCCTGCGGTGATCGTCCGGCTGGTACGTCCTGGCGGCCGGGAAGCGTTGGACGGCTTCGCGATCGGTGCGCTGGGCGCCCTGATGTGCACCGGCGCGGCCACGCTCACCCGGCTCGCGCCGCAGTTCAAGACCGGCATGGTGGCCAAGGCCAGGCCGATCGACGGACTGATGGTCGAGGCGGGCATCCGCGGGATCGCCGTCCCGCTCACCGCCGCATGCGTCGGTGGCCTGATCGGCGCCGCGCTCTGGTTCACCCGCCCGGCGAACAAGAAGCATCAGCACCGCAACTTCGTGCGCCTCACCCTGTTCCTCATGGGCATCGCGGTGATGGCCATCTACGCCGCCCTCGGATTGGTCGACGTGGCGCAGGTGTCCCAATTCGTGCAACTGGCAGTTCATCTCGCCGTCGCTGCCGTGGCGCTGCTGCTGCTCCGGGTGGGTCTGCACCTGGCGCTGCTGCACGAACAGCACGACGAGATCTTCGACGAACCCATCCAGTGTCCGCACTGCGGTCACGTCATCCCCGACATGGCGTTCTGCCCCGCATGCGGCGCGGCAACGCACGCGGCGTCCCGGTCGTCGCGGTCGGCCCGACGTGAGGCGCGACCGGTGCGCATCGAACCGGACGGGGCGACGTAG
- a CDS encoding DNA polymerase Y family protein has translation MDWPAVAAAAAAGLPPTEPVAVTLANRVVACSAAARAAGVRRGLRRREAQARCPQLHVAAADPARDARHFEGVTAAVDEVVPRAEVLRPGLLVLSVRGAARYFGSEQGAAERLVDAVAAAGAECQVGVADQLATAVFAARAGRIVEPGEDARFLAPLSIRQLAAEPSLADPHRDELADLLWRMGIRTVGQFAELSRTDVASRFGADAVAAHRFARGESSRGPSGREPPLDLDAVRMCDPPVERVDAAAFAGRSLAAELHRSLEAAGIGCTRLAIHAVTENGEELQRVWRCAEPLTEDATADRVRWQLDGWLNRRMQDRPTAPITMLRLHPVEVVSSSALQLPLWGSSGDEDRLRARRALVRVQGLLGPEAVRVPVLSGGRGPAERISFTPLGDEPVPRADPTQPWPGQLPDPSPTVLLDDPVEVLDVDGTPVRVTSRGMLSTDPARLRVADSPTPLVAALLPAAGADRGARVGTVSWWAGPWPVDERWWDGGHSSTRQSGPGRTARMQVLLEAPSEAGPGCAMLLCYRQRRWYLEGVYE, from the coding sequence ATGGACTGGCCTGCCGTGGCGGCCGCGGCGGCAGCGGGTCTGCCGCCGACCGAGCCGGTGGCCGTGACGCTGGCCAATCGCGTGGTGGCCTGCTCGGCCGCGGCGCGCGCGGCCGGGGTACGCCGCGGGCTGCGGCGCCGGGAGGCGCAGGCGCGGTGTCCGCAGTTGCACGTCGCGGCCGCCGACCCGGCCCGCGACGCGCGGCACTTCGAGGGCGTGACGGCGGCGGTGGACGAGGTGGTGCCCCGCGCCGAGGTGTTGAGGCCGGGGCTGTTGGTGCTGTCGGTCCGCGGGGCGGCCCGCTACTTCGGTTCGGAGCAGGGCGCGGCCGAGCGGCTCGTCGACGCCGTGGCGGCTGCCGGCGCGGAGTGTCAGGTCGGTGTCGCCGACCAGCTGGCCACCGCGGTGTTCGCGGCGCGGGCAGGCCGGATCGTCGAACCGGGGGAGGACGCCCGGTTCCTGGCACCGCTGTCCATCCGCCAGCTGGCCGCCGAGCCGAGCCTGGCCGATCCTCACCGCGACGAATTGGCGGACCTGTTGTGGCGCATGGGCATCCGAACGGTCGGCCAGTTCGCCGAGTTGTCCCGCACCGACGTGGCGTCCCGCTTCGGTGCGGACGCCGTGGCCGCCCACCGGTTCGCCCGCGGCGAGTCCTCGCGTGGGCCGTCGGGCAGGGAGCCGCCGCTGGACCTCGACGCCGTGCGCATGTGCGATCCACCGGTGGAGCGGGTCGACGCGGCGGCATTCGCCGGGCGGTCGCTGGCCGCCGAACTGCACCGCAGCCTGGAGGCGGCGGGCATCGGCTGCACTCGACTGGCCATCCACGCCGTCACCGAGAACGGCGAAGAACTGCAACGGGTTTGGCGGTGCGCGGAACCACTCACCGAGGATGCCACGGCCGACCGCGTGCGCTGGCAGCTGGACGGCTGGCTGAACCGGCGCATGCAGGACCGGCCGACCGCGCCCATCACCATGCTGCGTCTGCACCCGGTGGAGGTGGTGTCGTCCTCGGCGTTGCAGCTGCCGCTGTGGGGATCGTCCGGTGACGAGGACAGGCTGCGGGCCCGACGGGCACTGGTGCGGGTGCAGGGTCTGCTGGGGCCGGAAGCGGTGCGGGTGCCGGTGCTCAGTGGTGGGCGTGGGCCGGCCGAACGCATCTCGTTCACCCCGCTGGGCGACGAACCGGTGCCGCGGGCCGATCCCACGCAGCCGTGGCCGGGGCAGCTGCCGGATCCGTCGCCGACGGTGCTGCTCGACGATCCCGTGGAGGTGCTCGACGTCGACGGCACGCCGGTGCGGGTGACCAGTCGCGGGATGCTCTCCACGGATCCGGCGCGTCTTCGGGTGGCGGATTCGCCCACCCCGCTGGTGGCTGCATTGCTTCCCGCGGCCGGGGCCGATCGCGGCGCGCGGGTGGGCACGGTGAGCTGGTGGGCAGGGCCGTGGCCGGTGGACGAAAGATGGTGGGACGGGGGGCATTCCTCGACCCGGCAGTCCGGTCCCGGGCGGACCGCGCGCATGCAGGTGCTGCTCGAGGCGCCGTCGGAGGCAGGTCCGGGATGCGCGATGCTGCTGTGCTACCGGCAGCGGAGGTGGTACCTCGAAGGGGTCTACGAGTGA
- a CDS encoding MaoC family dehydratase, protein MPINPDAIGAKTDPQRFSWTDRETLLYALGVGAGTKDLAFTTENSHDIEQQVLPTYAVIACPAWGAAAHVGSFNWAMLLHGSQRIRLHAPLPPAGALDVTSEVADIQDKGEGKNAILVLKGTGTDPETGEVVAESWSTAVIRGEGGFGGQPGDRPAAPVFPDREPDAKVPLPTTEDQPLIYRLSGDRNPLHSDPWFAQNLAGFPKPILHGLCTYGVAGRVLVAELGGGDATRIRAVGARFTSPVFPGETLTTSVWRTEPGHAVYRTEAAEPDGSNARLVLDDGTAEYVD, encoded by the coding sequence ATGCCGATCAATCCGGACGCCATCGGTGCCAAGACCGATCCGCAGCGCTTCTCGTGGACCGACCGCGAAACGCTCCTGTATGCACTCGGCGTCGGGGCAGGCACCAAGGACCTCGCGTTCACGACCGAGAACAGTCACGACATCGAGCAGCAGGTGCTACCCACCTATGCCGTGATCGCCTGTCCGGCATGGGGTGCCGCCGCGCACGTCGGTTCCTTCAACTGGGCGATGCTGCTGCACGGCAGCCAGCGGATCCGCCTGCATGCGCCGCTGCCGCCCGCCGGGGCGCTCGACGTCACCTCCGAGGTCGCCGACATCCAGGACAAGGGTGAGGGCAAGAACGCGATCCTCGTGCTCAAGGGCACCGGCACCGACCCCGAGACCGGCGAGGTCGTCGCCGAATCGTGGTCCACTGCCGTGATCCGCGGCGAGGGCGGCTTCGGCGGACAGCCGGGCGATCGGCCCGCCGCCCCCGTGTTCCCCGACCGCGAGCCCGACGCGAAGGTGCCGCTGCCCACCACGGAGGACCAGCCGCTGATCTACCGGCTCTCGGGTGACCGCAACCCGCTGCACAGCGACCCGTGGTTCGCGCAGAACCTCGCGGGCTTCCCGAAGCCGATCCTGCACGGCCTGTGCACCTACGGTGTTGCGGGCCGCGTGCTGGTGGCGGAACTGGGTGGCGGCGACGCGACCAGGATCCGGGCCGTCGGCGCGCGGTTCACCTCGCCGGTGTTCCCGGGCGAGACCCTGACGACGTCGGTGTGGCGCACCGAACCGGGTCACGCCGTGTACCGCACCGAGGCCGCCGAGCCCGACGGCTCCAACGCTCGTCTGGTACTCGACGACGGCACCGCGGAGTACGTCGACTGA
- a CDS encoding nucleoside hydrolase: MTEAEALPVFADVDTGVDDAMALAYLFASDDAHVVGIASTAGNVPVDQVCTNNFGLLELCGRTGIPVSRGADGPLSIPLRTAEDTHGPEGLGYARLPPVDGRLTDYDAAQAWVRAAREHPGKLVGLAVGPLTNLALAMRIEPALPRLLRRLVIMGGAFGYRGNTTPVSEWNVHVDPEAASEVFNVWGAAWGLEKPSHLPIVLGLNLTEHAAMTPSTLGRLAAAAGSSTTPMSVLDDRGTRSAAANPLIRVLEDAMRFYFEFHFDQGEGYLAHLHDPLAAAVALDPDLVRYRQATVDVELTGTLTRGMTVADWSGAWGRYPNAHIGVEVDPEAFFDRFIARVGPFAASLVS; this comes from the coding sequence GTGACGGAGGCCGAGGCGTTACCCGTGTTCGCCGACGTGGACACCGGCGTCGACGACGCCATGGCGCTCGCCTATCTGTTCGCGAGCGACGACGCCCACGTGGTGGGCATTGCCTCCACCGCGGGCAACGTGCCCGTCGATCAGGTGTGCACCAACAACTTCGGGCTACTCGAACTGTGCGGTCGCACGGGGATACCCGTATCCAGGGGAGCCGACGGTCCGCTGTCGATCCCGCTGCGCACCGCCGAGGACACCCACGGCCCGGAGGGACTCGGCTATGCCCGATTGCCTCCCGTCGACGGACGACTGACCGACTACGACGCGGCGCAGGCGTGGGTGCGCGCGGCGCGGGAGCATCCGGGGAAACTGGTCGGCCTCGCCGTGGGCCCGCTGACGAACCTCGCGCTGGCGATGCGCATCGAGCCCGCACTGCCGCGGCTGCTGCGGCGCCTGGTGATCATGGGCGGCGCCTTCGGCTACCGCGGAAACACCACGCCGGTGTCCGAGTGGAACGTCCACGTGGACCCCGAGGCAGCCTCCGAGGTCTTCAACGTGTGGGGCGCGGCGTGGGGGTTGGAGAAGCCCTCGCACCTGCCGATCGTGTTGGGCCTCAACCTCACCGAACACGCCGCGATGACACCGTCGACGCTCGGGCGCCTCGCCGCCGCAGCCGGGTCGTCGACCACGCCGATGAGCGTGCTCGACGACCGCGGCACGCGATCGGCCGCCGCGAATCCCCTGATCCGCGTCCTCGAGGATGCGATGCGGTTCTACTTCGAGTTCCACTTCGACCAGGGCGAGGGATACCTCGCACACCTGCACGATCCACTCGCCGCCGCGGTGGCGCTCGATCCCGACCTGGTGCGCTACCGGCAGGCGACGGTCGACGTCGAGCTGACCGGCACGTTGACCCGCGGGATGACGGTGGCCGATTGGTCCGGCGCGTGGGGTCGTTACCCCAACGCGCACATCGGTGTCGAGGTCGACCCCGAGGCGTTCTTCGACCGCTTCATCGCCCGGGTGGGGCCGTTCGCGGCGAGCCTGGTCTCCTAG